The proteins below come from a single Isoptericola dokdonensis DS-3 genomic window:
- a CDS encoding ATP-binding cassette domain-containing protein: MAQAAIVTHGVGRTFGDKVAVDDVDLTVETGEVYGFLGPNGAGKSTLTRMLCTLLAPTSGRATVAGHDVVRRPTDVRLDIGVALQDAALDEKQTGVEMLRLQGRFYGLTARETDRRLAELRELIDIGDALDQRVSTYSGGMKRRLDLALALVHNPRVLFLDEPTTGLDPLSRSAVWSEVRRLNTELGMTVFLTTQYLEEADALADRVGIINRGAIVAEGTPADLKRSIGTDVLVVDVGDQVEQARSALARLDAAAGIGGVETDGRTIMVSVEHGTRAVSPIALALDREGIAVRELALRRPTLDDVFFRVTGQRIQDDEGPA, encoded by the coding sequence ATGGCACAGGCCGCGATCGTCACGCACGGCGTCGGGCGCACGTTCGGCGACAAGGTCGCCGTCGACGACGTCGACCTCACCGTCGAGACCGGCGAGGTGTACGGGTTCCTCGGACCGAACGGCGCCGGGAAGTCGACACTGACCCGGATGCTGTGCACGTTGCTCGCCCCGACCAGCGGCCGGGCGACGGTGGCCGGGCACGACGTCGTGCGCCGACCCACCGACGTCCGGCTCGACATCGGCGTCGCCCTCCAGGACGCCGCGCTCGACGAGAAGCAGACCGGTGTGGAGATGCTCCGCCTGCAGGGACGCTTCTACGGGCTGACCGCGCGGGAGACGGACCGTCGGCTGGCCGAGCTGCGGGAGCTCATCGACATCGGCGACGCGCTCGACCAGCGCGTTTCCACCTACTCGGGCGGCATGAAGCGGCGGCTGGACCTGGCGCTCGCCCTCGTGCACAACCCCCGGGTCCTGTTCCTCGACGAGCCGACCACGGGGCTCGACCCCCTCAGCCGGTCCGCCGTCTGGTCCGAGGTCCGGCGGCTCAACACCGAGCTGGGCATGACGGTCTTCCTCACCACCCAGTACCTGGAGGAGGCCGACGCGCTCGCCGACCGCGTCGGCATCATCAACCGGGGTGCGATCGTCGCCGAGGGCACCCCCGCCGACCTCAAGCGGTCGATCGGCACCGACGTGCTGGTCGTGGACGTCGGCGACCAGGTCGAGCAGGCGCGCTCGGCCCTCGCGCGGCTCGACGCCGCGGCGGGGATCGGCGGTGTCGAGACGGACGGCCGGACGATCATGGTGTCGGTCGAGCACGGGACCCGCGCCGTGAGCCCGATCGCCCTCGCCCTGGACCGGGAGGGCATCGCCGTGCGCGAGCTCGCGCTGCGCCGCCCGACCCTGGACGACGTGTTCTTCCGTGTGACGGGGCAACGGATCCAGGACGACGAGGGGCCGGCATGA
- a CDS encoding DUF5808 domain-containing protein — protein sequence MTAGGMKKKSGFNAAVRVVTLALLAAAVVKELRQDPEDRTWHGKLGFVPYELRFPTLERVKERWWSPDNPKIVGPKVFGVGWAVNLGRIVAVVRGWIDGRSAAEVTD from the coding sequence ATGACGGCCGGCGGCATGAAGAAGAAGAGCGGGTTCAACGCGGCGGTGCGGGTGGTGACCCTCGCCCTGCTCGCGGCGGCGGTCGTCAAGGAGCTCCGCCAGGACCCCGAGGACCGGACGTGGCACGGAAAGCTCGGGTTCGTGCCCTACGAGCTCCGCTTCCCCACCCTGGAACGGGTCAAGGAGCGGTGGTGGTCGCCGGACAACCCGAAGATCGTCGGCCCCAAGGTGTTCGGCGTCGGCTGGGCGGTCAATCTCGGCCGCATCGTCGCCGTCGTCCGGGGCTGGATCGACGGGCGCTCCGCGGCCGAGGTCACCGACTGA
- a CDS encoding TetR/AcrR family transcriptional regulator — MTTRRHDPHRRDRIVDACLDVVAEHGVAGTSHRRVAAVADVPLGSMTYHFAGMDDLLREAFGRFAEQQAAAFERRMSEATGAEAAADAVVAIITTDVFATQRDLVLTHELYTLAAREPAFRTLTNEWMARSRAALARHFDPLTCRMLDAFVEGVTIHRALDTEPPDDAVVRAGVRRLLVP, encoded by the coding sequence GTGACCACCCGCCGCCACGACCCGCACCGCCGCGACCGCATCGTCGACGCGTGCCTCGACGTCGTCGCCGAGCACGGCGTGGCCGGGACGTCGCACCGCCGGGTCGCCGCGGTGGCGGACGTGCCGCTCGGGTCGATGACGTACCACTTCGCCGGGATGGACGACCTGCTGCGGGAGGCGTTCGGCCGGTTCGCGGAGCAGCAGGCCGCGGCGTTCGAGCGCCGCATGAGCGAGGCGACCGGTGCCGAGGCGGCGGCGGACGCCGTCGTCGCGATCATCACCACGGACGTGTTCGCCACCCAGCGCGACCTGGTGCTCACCCACGAGCTCTACACCCTCGCGGCGCGCGAGCCCGCGTTCCGCACCCTGACCAACGAGTGGATGGCGCGCAGTCGCGCCGCGCTCGCCCGCCACTTCGACCCCCTGACCTGCCGGATGCTCGACGCGTTCGTCGAGGGCGTCACCATCCACCGTGCCCTGGACACGGAGCCGCCCGACGACGCCGTCGTCCGGGCGGGTGTCCGCCGTCTCCTGGTCCCGTGA
- a CDS encoding fasciclin domain-containing protein — MSSLRHTVRRATAAASIAALGLVGAALAAPPATAAPSGTTSLAAVLAADGDTFDRNWYDFDIVDQAVAAVLAAKPDSPVAVLADGTVPVTAFLPNDRAFQLLAHDLTHRWERTEQGVLNRIAGAVGIDAVEQVLLYHVVPGATITSRQALRSDDAVLTTAQGATFRVDVLSRSWGLVRLVDQDRNDLNPFLVRSKLDLNKGNVQIAHGISAVLRPLDL; from the coding sequence ATGTCGTCGCTTCGCCACACCGTCCGCCGCGCCACCGCCGCCGCGTCGATCGCCGCCCTCGGCCTGGTCGGGGCCGCCCTCGCCGCGCCGCCGGCCACGGCCGCCCCCTCCGGCACCACGAGCCTCGCCGCCGTCCTCGCGGCCGACGGCGACACGTTCGACCGCAACTGGTACGACTTCGACATCGTCGACCAGGCCGTGGCCGCCGTCCTGGCCGCGAAGCCGGACAGCCCGGTCGCGGTGCTGGCGGACGGCACCGTCCCGGTGACGGCGTTCCTGCCGAACGACCGGGCGTTCCAGCTGCTCGCCCACGACCTCACCCACCGGTGGGAGCGCACCGAGCAGGGGGTGCTGAACCGGATCGCGGGCGCCGTCGGCATCGACGCCGTCGAGCAGGTGCTGCTGTACCACGTGGTCCCCGGGGCGACCATCACGTCGCGTCAGGCGCTGCGGTCCGACGACGCCGTCCTGACCACCGCGCAGGGCGCGACGTTCCGCGTGGACGTCCTCAGCCGCTCGTGGGGGCTGGTGCGGCTCGTCGACCAGGACCGCAACGACCTCAACCCGTTCCTCGTGCGGAGCAAGCTCGACCTGAACAAGGGCAACGTGCAGATCGCGCACGGCATCAGCGCCGTCCTGCGGCCGCTCGACCTCTGA
- a CDS encoding adenosine deaminase — MTTAHPHPEPAPLPHAELHLHVEGTLEPELVMELAARHGVTLPYPDVESLRSAYDFTDLQSFLDLYYANMAVLRTAEDFADMTRAYLRRAAAAGVRHAEIMFDPQAHLVRGVPLETVVDGIASVLATSEEEFGVSTLLIAAFLRDRDEDEALDVLERLLAMDAPIVGIGLDSAEVGNPPSKFVRLYARAREAGLRRVAHAGEEGPASYVADALDLLGAERIDHGIRCLDDDALVERLVAEQVPLTVCPLSNVALRAVGSIHEHPLLEMLDRGLNVSVHSDDPAYFGGHLDDNLAALEGAHGLTAEQRATLAANSVRSSFLPADRRDALLAEIAAAS, encoded by the coding sequence GTGACCACCGCGCACCCGCACCCCGAGCCCGCCCCGCTGCCCCACGCCGAGCTCCACCTGCACGTCGAGGGCACGCTGGAGCCCGAGCTGGTCATGGAGCTCGCCGCGCGCCACGGCGTCACGCTGCCGTACCCGGACGTCGAGTCGCTGCGCAGCGCCTACGACTTCACGGACCTGCAGTCGTTCCTCGACCTGTACTACGCGAACATGGCGGTGCTGCGCACGGCCGAGGACTTCGCGGACATGACGCGCGCCTACCTGCGCCGGGCCGCCGCCGCGGGGGTGCGGCACGCGGAGATCATGTTCGACCCGCAGGCCCACCTGGTGCGCGGGGTGCCGCTGGAGACGGTCGTGGACGGCATCGCGTCGGTCCTGGCCACCAGCGAGGAGGAGTTCGGCGTCTCGACGCTGCTGATCGCCGCGTTCCTGCGCGACCGCGACGAGGACGAGGCGCTCGACGTCCTGGAGCGGCTGCTGGCGATGGACGCGCCGATCGTCGGCATCGGCCTCGACTCCGCCGAGGTCGGCAACCCGCCGTCGAAGTTCGTCCGGCTGTACGCCCGCGCCCGCGAGGCCGGGCTGCGGCGCGTGGCGCACGCGGGGGAGGAGGGCCCGGCGTCGTACGTCGCCGACGCCCTGGACCTGCTCGGCGCCGAGCGCATCGACCACGGCATCCGCTGCCTCGACGACGACGCCCTCGTCGAGCGCCTGGTGGCCGAGCAGGTGCCGCTGACGGTGTGCCCGCTGTCGAACGTGGCGCTGCGCGCCGTCGGCTCGATCCACGAGCACCCGCTGCTGGAGATGCTGGACCGCGGACTCAACGTGTCCGTCCACTCGGACGACCCTGCCTACTTCGGCGGCCACCTCGACGACAACCTCGCCGCGCTGGAGGGCGCCCACGGTCTCACCGCCGAGCAGCGGGCGACGCTCGCGGCGAACTCCGTGCGGTCGTCGTTCCTGCCCGCGGACCGCCGGGACGCGCTGCTGGCCGAGATCGCGGCTGCCTCCTGA
- a CDS encoding ABC transporter permease: protein MSEDVTARHQDAPVTARPAGFRRDLTSVALRALRQIPREPEAIVPALVIPLFFFVVNVGALGDVATLTGVEDFKAFQIPVAIIFAVTGVSRASALVTDITGGYFDRLLVTPVHRTALLLGLMVADLALVVALSVPVLVLGFVLGVQFVTGVAGVLVFLLLAGLWGLAFTGFPYAIALRTGNPAAVNSSFLLFFPFAFLTTTFLPLEAMTGWLATIAELNPVTYLLAALRSLITDGWDVTALWQGVAAILVVGTLSFVLAFRALQGRTARS from the coding sequence ATGAGCGAGGACGTCACCGCCCGACACCAGGACGCACCCGTCACGGCGCGGCCCGCCGGGTTCCGGCGGGACCTGACGTCGGTCGCGCTGCGCGCTCTGCGGCAGATCCCCCGGGAACCCGAGGCGATCGTCCCCGCCCTGGTCATCCCGCTGTTCTTCTTCGTCGTCAACGTAGGAGCGCTCGGTGACGTCGCGACCCTCACCGGGGTCGAGGACTTCAAGGCGTTCCAGATCCCCGTGGCGATCATCTTCGCCGTCACGGGCGTCTCCCGGGCGAGCGCGCTCGTGACCGACATCACGGGCGGCTACTTCGACCGGCTGCTGGTCACCCCCGTGCACCGCACCGCCCTGCTGCTCGGCCTCATGGTCGCCGACCTCGCGCTCGTCGTGGCGCTCTCGGTGCCGGTGCTCGTCCTCGGCTTCGTGCTGGGGGTGCAGTTCGTGACGGGGGTCGCGGGCGTCCTCGTGTTCCTCCTCCTCGCCGGCCTGTGGGGGCTGGCCTTCACCGGCTTCCCCTACGCCATCGCCCTGCGCACCGGAAACCCCGCAGCGGTCAACTCGAGCTTCCTGCTCTTCTTCCCCTTCGCGTTCCTCACCACCACGTTCCTGCCCCTGGAGGCGATGACGGGGTGGCTCGCCACGATCGCGGAGCTCAACCCCGTCACCTACCTGCTCGCCGCGTTGCGCTCGCTCATCACGGACGGCTGGGACGTCACCGCGCTGTGGCAGGGCGTCGCCGCGATCCTCGTGGTGGGCACCCTCAGCTTCGTCCTCGCGTTCCGGGCGTTGCAGGGCCGGACGGCACGCAGCTGA
- a CDS encoding MFS transporter, with protein MTISDEPTLAGPTRADRRARAAVSALFLTNGALFANLLPRYPEIKDALDLSNTVYGLMVVAFPAGAMLSGLAAAAIIRRFGSAAVAVAGTVLTALAMVGVGFAPSLALVAVALFLGGAADAVTDVGQNAHGLRVQRRYGRSIFNSFHALWSAGAVVGGGMAAAAIALDLPLGVHLTISGAIFVLVALVAFRFRLPGHDADVRAADDAAAAARATGPLEVGSGPAAAPVSRRGRVGLLLAAFVVVAIAGAIIEDGANSWATLYLSGSLDAVGAVAATGFVAFMAMEFLGRATGDRFVDRFGQAAVARAGGVLVAVAMGLALAFPSVPTTILGFALAGFGVATVIPAAMHAADELPGLRAGTGLAVVSLLLRVGFLVMPPVIGILADATSLRVALLVVPVAGLTVVVAGAMLPGRRRAGTIEA; from the coding sequence ATGACCATCAGCGACGAGCCGACCCTCGCCGGCCCGACCCGCGCCGACCGCCGGGCACGTGCCGCGGTGTCCGCCCTGTTCCTCACCAACGGCGCGCTGTTCGCCAACCTCCTGCCGCGCTACCCGGAGATCAAGGACGCGCTCGACCTGTCGAACACGGTGTACGGGCTCATGGTGGTCGCGTTCCCCGCGGGCGCGATGCTGTCCGGCCTCGCCGCCGCGGCGATCATCCGACGCTTCGGCTCGGCGGCCGTCGCCGTGGCCGGCACCGTCCTCACGGCCCTCGCGATGGTCGGCGTCGGGTTCGCGCCGTCGCTGGCCCTGGTCGCGGTGGCGCTGTTCCTGGGCGGCGCGGCCGACGCCGTGACGGACGTCGGGCAGAACGCGCACGGCCTGCGCGTCCAGCGCCGGTACGGCCGCTCGATCTTCAACTCGTTCCACGCCCTGTGGTCCGCCGGTGCCGTGGTCGGCGGCGGCATGGCGGCCGCCGCCATCGCGCTGGACCTGCCGCTCGGCGTGCACCTGACGATCTCCGGCGCGATCTTCGTCCTGGTCGCGCTCGTCGCGTTCCGGTTCCGCCTGCCCGGCCACGACGCCGACGTGCGCGCCGCCGACGACGCGGCCGCGGCCGCCCGGGCCACCGGACCCCTCGAGGTCGGGTCCGGCCCGGCGGCGGCGCCGGTGTCCCGCCGGGGGCGGGTCGGGCTCCTGCTGGCGGCGTTCGTCGTCGTCGCGATCGCGGGCGCCATCATCGAGGACGGCGCGAACTCGTGGGCGACCCTGTACCTGTCCGGGTCGCTCGACGCCGTCGGGGCCGTCGCCGCGACCGGGTTCGTCGCGTTCATGGCGATGGAGTTCCTCGGCCGCGCCACCGGCGACCGGTTCGTCGACCGGTTCGGCCAGGCCGCCGTCGCCCGCGCGGGCGGCGTGCTCGTCGCCGTCGCGATGGGCCTCGCGCTGGCGTTCCCGTCCGTCCCGACGACGATCCTCGGGTTCGCGCTCGCCGGGTTCGGCGTCGCCACCGTCATCCCCGCCGCGATGCACGCCGCCGACGAGCTGCCCGGCCTGCGGGCCGGCACCGGGCTCGCCGTCGTGTCCCTGCTGCTGCGGGTCGGGTTCCTGGTCATGCCGCCCGTCATCGGGATCCTCGCCGACGCGACCTCCCTGCGCGTCGCGCTGCTCGTGGTGCCCGTGGCGGGCCTCACGGTCGTGGTGGCCGGGGCGATGCTGCCGGGCCGTCGTCGGGCTGGCACCATCGAGGCGTGA
- a CDS encoding metal-sensitive transcriptional regulator, whose translation MVVNDPDAQRRVLNRLKRARGQLDAVIASVESGGRCRDVVTQLSAVSSALDRAGFAIIATAMKDCVTDPEQAAADEDGLTTAELEKLFLSLA comes from the coding sequence GTGGTCGTCAACGACCCCGACGCGCAGCGTCGCGTGCTCAACCGTCTCAAGCGTGCCCGCGGGCAGCTCGACGCCGTCATCGCGTCCGTCGAGTCCGGCGGCCGCTGCCGCGACGTCGTCACCCAGCTGTCCGCCGTGTCCAGCGCGCTGGACCGGGCGGGTTTCGCGATCATCGCGACCGCGATGAAGGACTGCGTCACCGACCCTGAGCAGGCCGCCGCCGACGAGGACGGCCTGACCACCGCCGAGCTCGAGAAGCTCTTCCTCAGCCTCGCCTGA
- a CDS encoding type 1 glutamine amidotransferase domain-containing protein, which yields MPTTDLTGRTVLAIVTNYGVEQDELVVPLEHLRERGAIVTVAATSTDPVETLVGDKDPGRTVAPDVLLDDVDPADFDLLLVPGGTLNADTLRLQQAASRIVRDFTGSGRPVAAICHGPWALVEAGVVAGKTLTSYASLQTDVRNAGAAAWRDEPVVVDDAEGWRLITSRDPGDLDAFLGAIDDTLAG from the coding sequence GTGCCGACCACCGACCTGACCGGACGCACCGTGCTGGCCATCGTGACGAACTACGGCGTCGAGCAGGACGAGCTCGTCGTCCCGCTCGAGCACCTGCGGGAGCGGGGTGCGATCGTCACGGTCGCGGCCACGAGCACGGACCCCGTCGAGACCCTCGTCGGCGACAAGGACCCGGGGCGGACGGTCGCGCCGGACGTCCTGCTCGACGACGTCGACCCCGCGGACTTCGACCTGCTGCTCGTCCCGGGCGGCACCCTCAACGCCGACACGCTGCGCCTCCAGCAGGCCGCATCGCGCATCGTGCGGGACTTCACCGGCTCGGGCCGGCCGGTCGCGGCCATCTGCCACGGGCCGTGGGCGCTGGTCGAGGCAGGCGTGGTCGCGGGCAAGACGCTCACGTCCTACGCGTCGCTGCAGACCGACGTCCGCAACGCCGGCGCGGCCGCCTGGCGCGACGAGCCCGTCGTCGTGGACGACGCCGAGGGCTGGCGCCTCATCACGTCGCGCGACCCCGGCGACCTGGACGCGTTCCTCGGCGCGATCGACGACACGCTCGCCGGCTGA
- a CDS encoding FAD-dependent oxidoreductase, protein MKIVIVGGVGGGMSAAARARRLSEDAEIVVLDRGEHVSFAGCGLPYHVGGEVPEDDLLVQTPASLQASLALDVRPRHDVVGLDPATRTLTVRTASGEERIAYDALLLSPGARAVRPPVPGLDSPRVRTLRTVADATALRSAVDAGARRAVVLGAGFIGLEAAEALASQGLDVTVVETAGHPLPPLEPELGALVADELRRLGVTVRTGVAATAVAHGADHDVVALADGTRVDADVVVLAVGVRPDTDVVAAAGIRVERGAIVVDERGRTSAEGIWAVGDATVATDAVTGERRPVALAGPAARAGRLVADQILRPATARPLPTALATAVVRVGDLTAATTGANRAALTRAGVDHRTVHLHPAHHVGWFPGAEQIHLVVHVAAADGRVLGAQAVGRAGVDKRIDVLATAIRAGFTADDLVDLDLAYAPPFGAAKDPVNLAGMVAANVLDGTLRLWYPEDVDDALATALVLDVRSGAEFAAGHLPGSLLVPHTELRDRLDEVVAAAAGRPVRVLCGSGVRSHIAHRVLEQAGLDSASLSGGMLTLRAALDARGSDLIVTAEPALAR, encoded by the coding sequence ATGAAGATCGTGATCGTGGGTGGGGTCGGCGGCGGCATGAGCGCCGCCGCGCGCGCCCGCCGCCTGTCCGAGGACGCCGAGATCGTCGTCCTCGACCGCGGCGAGCACGTGTCGTTCGCGGGCTGCGGCCTGCCGTACCACGTGGGCGGGGAGGTGCCCGAGGACGACCTGCTCGTCCAGACCCCGGCGTCGCTCCAGGCGTCGCTCGCCCTCGACGTCCGCCCCCGGCATGACGTCGTCGGCCTCGACCCGGCGACCCGCACCCTCACCGTCCGCACGGCGTCCGGCGAGGAGCGGATCGCCTACGACGCCCTGCTGCTGTCACCCGGCGCCCGGGCCGTCCGGCCGCCCGTCCCCGGCCTCGACTCGCCGCGCGTGCGCACCCTGCGCACCGTCGCCGACGCCACCGCCCTGCGGTCCGCCGTCGACGCCGGGGCCCGCCGCGCCGTCGTCCTCGGCGCCGGTTTCATCGGCCTGGAGGCCGCCGAGGCGCTCGCCTCCCAGGGCCTCGACGTCACGGTGGTCGAGACGGCCGGGCACCCGCTGCCCCCGCTGGAGCCCGAGCTCGGCGCCCTGGTCGCCGACGAGCTCCGCCGCCTCGGCGTCACCGTCCGCACCGGCGTCGCCGCGACCGCCGTCGCGCACGGCGCGGACCACGACGTCGTCGCCCTCGCCGACGGCACCCGCGTGGACGCCGACGTCGTCGTGCTCGCCGTCGGGGTCCGCCCCGACACCGACGTGGTCGCCGCCGCCGGGATCCGCGTCGAGCGCGGCGCCATCGTCGTGGACGAGCGCGGCCGCACCAGCGCCGAGGGCATCTGGGCCGTCGGTGACGCCACCGTCGCCACGGATGCGGTGACGGGCGAACGACGACCCGTCGCCCTCGCCGGGCCGGCGGCGCGCGCGGGCCGGCTCGTCGCCGACCAGATCCTGCGCCCCGCCACCGCCCGGCCGCTGCCGACCGCGCTCGCGACCGCCGTCGTGCGGGTCGGCGACCTCACCGCCGCGACCACCGGGGCGAACCGCGCCGCCCTCACCCGGGCCGGCGTCGACCACCGCACCGTGCACCTGCACCCCGCCCACCACGTCGGCTGGTTCCCGGGCGCCGAGCAGATCCACCTGGTCGTGCACGTCGCCGCCGCGGACGGTCGCGTCCTCGGCGCGCAGGCCGTCGGCCGGGCCGGGGTCGACAAGCGGATCGACGTGCTCGCCACGGCGATCCGGGCAGGCTTCACCGCCGACGACCTCGTCGACCTCGACCTCGCCTACGCCCCGCCGTTCGGCGCCGCGAAGGACCCGGTGAACCTCGCCGGGATGGTCGCCGCGAACGTCCTCGACGGCACCCTGCGCCTCTGGTACCCCGAGGACGTCGACGACGCCCTGGCGACCGCGCTCGTCCTCGACGTGCGCAGCGGGGCCGAGTTCGCCGCCGGGCACTTGCCGGGATCGCTGCTCGTGCCGCACACCGAGCTGCGCGATCGCCTCGACGAGGTGGTCGCCGCCGCCGCGGGCCGCCCCGTGCGCGTCCTGTGCGGGTCGGGCGTGCGCTCGCACATCGCCCACCGCGTGCTGGAGCAGGCGGGGCTGGACTCCGCGTCGCTGTCGGGCGGCATGCTGACCCTGCGGGCCGCGCTCGACGCCCGCGGCTCCGACCTGATCGTCACCGCCGAGCCGGCGCTCGCCCGCTGA
- a CDS encoding FAD-dependent oxidoreductase → MGDRPVILLVAHEHADLVEGEFRARYDRDYRIELVGGSAAALDRLRTHVADGVQVAMVAAERRLPDAPAVELLHQVPAVTSTARRVALVPGEEYADALDEMRAALLRRDMDTFVGIPRGARDEEFHVALIELLSEWGWSVARPTVTATDVVALPGDRTATAIHDLLDRLGIPNRTLDPRDDEGRALVESVGPDAELPVVRAFNGRVLAAATPAAVAEAMYGGYDSIPPGQIADVVVVGAGPAGLAAAVYAASEGLSTVVLEREAIGGQAGSSSMIRNYLGFPRGISGMRLAQRSRVQAGRFGARFYTGRPARRIEPGPADEPEHHHVHVDGVQMCARTVVLATGVTYRRLGVPAIDDLVGAGVHYGAATSMAREMTDLDVYVVGGGNSAGQAAVHLAKFAGSVTMLVRRASLAETMSDYLVREIAATPTISVSTRTAVVDGGGDGRLQYLWTQDLDTGERTKTHADGLFCLLGAEPDCAWLPDGLALDDHGFVLTGRDVPRDLWPDGVPPASLETTLRGVFAVGDVRAGSMKRVASASGEGASVMPLVHAHLALLREQEYGT, encoded by the coding sequence ATGGGTGACCGTCCCGTGATCCTGCTCGTCGCGCACGAGCACGCCGACCTCGTCGAGGGCGAGTTCCGTGCCCGGTACGACCGCGACTACCGCATCGAGCTCGTCGGTGGCAGCGCCGCCGCGCTCGACCGGCTGCGCACCCACGTCGCCGACGGCGTCCAGGTCGCCATGGTCGCCGCCGAGCGGCGGCTGCCCGACGCCCCCGCCGTCGAGCTGCTGCACCAGGTGCCCGCGGTGACGTCGACCGCCCGGCGGGTCGCCCTCGTGCCCGGCGAGGAGTACGCCGACGCCCTCGACGAGATGCGGGCCGCGCTGCTGCGCCGCGACATGGACACGTTCGTGGGCATCCCGCGCGGCGCCCGCGACGAGGAGTTCCACGTCGCGCTCATCGAGCTGCTGTCCGAGTGGGGCTGGTCCGTGGCGCGCCCCACCGTCACGGCGACCGACGTCGTGGCGCTGCCCGGCGACCGCACGGCCACCGCGATCCACGACCTCCTCGACCGCCTCGGCATCCCGAACCGCACCCTCGACCCCCGCGACGACGAGGGCCGGGCGCTCGTGGAGTCGGTCGGCCCCGACGCCGAGCTGCCCGTCGTGCGGGCCTTCAACGGCCGGGTGCTGGCCGCCGCGACGCCCGCCGCCGTCGCCGAGGCGATGTACGGCGGGTACGACTCCATCCCGCCCGGCCAGATCGCGGACGTCGTGGTGGTCGGCGCCGGGCCGGCCGGGCTCGCCGCCGCCGTCTACGCGGCGTCCGAGGGGCTGTCCACCGTGGTGCTCGAACGGGAGGCCATCGGCGGGCAGGCGGGGTCCAGCTCGATGATCCGCAACTACCTGGGGTTCCCGCGCGGCATCTCCGGGATGCGGCTCGCGCAGCGGTCCCGCGTCCAGGCCGGCCGGTTCGGCGCCCGGTTCTACACCGGCCGGCCCGCCCGGAGGATCGAGCCCGGCCCCGCCGACGAGCCCGAGCACCACCACGTGCACGTCGACGGCGTGCAGATGTGCGCCCGCACCGTCGTCCTCGCCACCGGCGTCACCTACCGGCGCCTCGGCGTGCCCGCCATCGACGACCTCGTGGGCGCGGGCGTCCACTACGGTGCGGCGACGTCCATGGCGCGGGAGATGACGGACCTCGACGTCTACGTCGTCGGCGGCGGGAACTCGGCGGGGCAGGCGGCCGTGCACCTCGCGAAGTTCGCCGGGTCCGTCACGATGCTCGTGCGCCGGGCGAGCCTGGCCGAGACGATGTCCGACTACCTGGTCCGCGAGATCGCCGCGACCCCCACCATCAGCGTGTCCACGCGCACGGCGGTCGTCGACGGCGGAGGCGACGGCCGCCTCCAGTACCTGTGGACCCAGGACCTGGACACCGGGGAGCGCACCAAGACCCACGCCGACGGGCTGTTCTGCCTGCTGGGTGCCGAACCCGACTGCGCGTGGCTGCCCGACGGGCTCGCCCTCGACGACCACGGGTTCGTGCTCACCGGCCGCGACGTCCCCCGCGACCTCTGGCCGGACGGCGTGCCGCCCGCCAGCCTGGAGACCACCCTGCGCGGCGTCTTCGCGGTCGGTGACGTGCGCGCCGGGTCCATGAAGCGGGTCGCCTCCGCGTCCGGCGAGGGCGCGTCCGTCATGCCGCTCGTGCACGCCCACCTCGCGCTGCTGCGCGAGCAGGAGTACGGGACCTGA
- a CDS encoding UBP-type zinc finger domain-containing protein codes for MTVDCSHLAGVVPVAPEAQGVCPECVAAGGTWVHLRACLGCGHVGCCDSSPSRHATQHFRTTDHPLVRSLEPGEHWGWCYADEVLVPGREMPPEVS; via the coding sequence ATGACCGTCGACTGTTCCCACCTGGCCGGGGTCGTCCCGGTCGCCCCGGAGGCGCAGGGCGTGTGCCCGGAGTGCGTGGCGGCGGGGGGCACCTGGGTGCACCTGCGGGCGTGCCTGGGGTGCGGCCACGTCGGCTGCTGCGACTCGTCGCCGAGCCGGCACGCCACGCAGCACTTCCGGACGACGGACCACCCGTTGGTCCGGTCGCTGGAGCCGGGCGAGCACTGGGGGTGGTGCTACGCGGACGAGGTGCTGGTCCCCGGCCGGGAGATGCCGCCCGAGGTGTCCTGA